CCAATGTCGGAATCCTGGCTGATCAATTCTTGACTGTTGATTTGCCCGTTTTCAGACTGATGGTAAAGGTGCTGCCTTTACCTTCGGTGCTTTCCACCAATAGGTCGCCGTTTAACCTTTGTGCCAGTTGCTTTGAGATCATTAGTCCAAGACCAATACCGTCGACCTGCGATTTGGATTTATCGTGCAGTCGTCCGAACCGGGAGAATACCTGGTTTAGTTTGTTTTCGGGAATGCCAATTCCGGTATCGGTTATAACAATGTCGAGCTTGCCTTCAACCGGCTCTTTACCCGGTTTGATGAATATATCAATACGACCCTTATTGGTAAACTTGGCGGCATTGCCCAGTACGTTGATTATGATCTGTCCGAGTCGCTTTTGATCGGTCATAACCGCATAGTCAGTGTCTATATTGAAGTGAAGCGTATTCTGATTCTTTTCTATTATCGGCTGAACCTCGGATGCACACTGACGCAGCAAGTCGTTAATAGTGACTGGCTCGCTGGCGATCTCGATATCGCCCGATTCGATCATGGCGATATCAAGCAGGTCATTGGTCAGTGACAGCAGCCTGTTACTTGCCGACTGAATGCGTTGCAATAACTCCACGTACCTGGAGTCGTTGTTTTTGACCATCTCGCTGTGCAGGTAGGTGCAATACCCGAGTATTGAAGTAAGTGGCGTCCGGAGTTCGTGATTTACCATTGACAGGTAATCGGTCTTGGCTTCGTTGGCAGCAATTGCTTCATCCCTGGCAACCTGCAGGGCTTGCTCGGCAAACTTCAGCAGCAGGTTGGATTCGATGCGTGCCTGCAGCACCTCGAAATCGTAGGGCTTGTGAATATAGTCGTTGGCACCGTGGCGGATTGCTTCTATTACCTTGGATGTTTCGTAAAAAGACGTGACAATAATGACCGGTAGTTCGATGGAGGTATAGTGCTTGCGAATATGTTTAAGGACCTCAATGCCTTCCATGTCGGGTAGCAGGTAGTCCAGCAACACGAGGTCCACGCTTTTCTCGTCGATAATCCTGATAGCTTCTTCGCCATTCGTCGCTTCGATGGTGTCATAGCCCATCTCTTCGACCGCATGGGTCAGCAGGTCCAGGTTGATAGGCGTATCGTCAACGACCAGAACATTAGCCATTCGGTCAGGTTCGAAATAAGTTCTCTTAATGTAGGGATTATTCATGGAGCCAGATTAAATGTTGAACGCCAAATATTGGTTATGACTTATGAATCTTGTTAACACATGGACGGGTGTTTAGCAACGCAAAACAAGCGATCAGTAAGTCTCCGCATCAATACGGCCAAGAGATACAGTTAGAAAACGGTATTCACGGCAACGCGAATTACTCAGACGATAATGTTTCAAACTATTTCCATTGTCAATGAGAGGTAAATGAATATTCGTCTTGAGATCGCCGCGTTTCGTCATCTCAGGCAAATACCCCTAAAAACACACAGGATAATCGCGCTGTCGACACCAGCAATCATTAGCGTAAATGCCCGACCTGGCGCGACAACATGTGTGTCGGCCAGGCGCAGGAGGCGATTCAAGCCGGGCGCGCATGCGGGGAGAGAAAGTTGACTGTCTTGCGTCACAGTTATCTGCCCCGGTTGCCGGCCGGCTCATGGATCCGTCGGCGGGTGTCGCGGTACCTGGCTCAATTACAATAGAAGTAATCATCCATTCGGGAACATAGTCATTTTAAGCTGGTTCCCGGATAGAAACAGGCCGCCGACGAGTATTAATGATCACGAGATGGATTTCCACGGTTTGTCGCTGGACTCGAATTGGTTACAAATTTCCGACCGACTGCTGCATTGGATATCGAGCCGGATTATCGACACGTAACCAGAAGTCGGGGGCGCAAGCAGTCTGCACTGGCCTTGCTGGCGATAATTTTGCGGTAAAGATCGGGCTGGC
This genomic window from Gammaproteobacteria bacterium contains:
- a CDS encoding response regulator encodes the protein MANVLVVDDTPINLDLLTHAVEEMGYDTIEATNGEEAIRIIDEKSVDLVLLDYLLPDMEGIEVLKHIRKHYTSIELPVIIVTSFYETSKVIEAIRHGANDYIHKPYDFEVLQARIESNLLLKFAEQALQVARDEAIAANEAKTDYLSMVNHELRTPLTSILGYCTYLHSEMVKNNDSRYVELLQRIQSASNRLLSLTNDLLDIAMIESGDIEIASEPVTINDLLRQCASEVQPIIEKNQNTLHFNIDTDYAVMTDQKRLGQIIINVLGNAAKFTNKGRIDIFIKPGKEPVEGKLDIVITDTGIGIPENKLNQVFSRFGRLHDKSKSQVDGIGLGLMISKQLAQRLNGDLLVESTEGKGSTFTISLKTGKSTVKN